One part of the Vicia villosa cultivar HV-30 ecotype Madison, WI linkage group LG6, Vvil1.0, whole genome shotgun sequence genome encodes these proteins:
- the LOC131613937 gene encoding uncharacterized protein LOC131613937: MTLPPGYVKVNIEVAIVPNASLPISVDGGDVSLVGHAIGTILPWPMKLLEFAAECKKIPDQSQIKGKNIQHTVEYSVSSPNKSNKRFKIEESPRVGGSTGLAILPFLDIYLYDKFISPNGLINKFSFISPHVSREDNLGYAIAKILLKDEEFKDKMILAPCNLGKHWVLLVINPDTEVIYYMDPLNGELTKHQNLKIKFEK, encoded by the exons ATGACGTTaccaccagggtatgttaaggtTAATATTGAAGTTGCTATTGTGCCAAATGCTTCATTGCCTATATCTGTTGATGGTGGAGATGTATCCCTGGTTGGTCATGCAATAGGAACAATTTTGCCTTGGCCAATGAAACTTCTTGAATTTGCTGCTGAATGTAAAAAG ATTCCTGATCAATCCCAAATCAAAGGTAAGAATATTCAACACACTGTTGAATATTCAGTTTCATCACCTAACAAAAGCAACAAAAGGTTCAAAATTGAAGAGTCTCCTAGAGTTGGCGGTTCAACTGGTCTTGCAATTTTACCATTCCTTGATAT ATATTTGTATGACAAGTTTATTAGTCCAAATGGATTAATAAATAAGTTCTCCTTCATTTCCCCACATGTATCACGGGAGGATAATCTAGGATATGCTATAGCAAAGATACTCTTGAAAGATGAGGAGTTCAAGGATAAGATGATTCTTGCACCTTGCAATCTAGG GAAACATTGGGTGTTGCTTGTCATCAATCCCGATACTGAGGTGATATATTACATGGATCCGTTGAATGGTGAGCTAACAAaacatcaaaatttaaaaataaagtttGAGAAGTGA